The Amphiura filiformis chromosome 12, Afil_fr2py, whole genome shotgun sequence genome includes a region encoding these proteins:
- the LOC140165521 gene encoding kelch-like protein 25: MDDYLDTGLFEILMNHLKNVQRISGHFGRDFKRSDLQSPLRVALGGIEYRCNFFQDLKRLQSDATFSDVTIKVDGKVFHGHRCVLAAASHYFETMFSSGFKEGNAKEIELQDMDGTIFESIFNFMYSGRMKLGEDTALPALHVAAYLGLRNAERIFIDYFQDNLPSPVDTFPLWDAAESHGMHELSATVYPHLHRQFGDIIKTDVFLEKVPSKLIDEYLTRENIRCDEQLLSRIIQWLKHDWENRKGDACKLLQSFRLGMLAKDKVQELMDDQILEIPECKKMMDDLIEKWAEIEGVEDPLKWPESFLPWDMTRTLIAFGGQRDVFKDMKYQELFGHYFDKKKKEWTLLRHLEMPGKDWGLDYPSMVVVNRDLYLAGGRWYRRGDSYNLYDSKQLFKLDGNTYKWTELPPMKYPRSRFALVYHDGLLYAIGGIHYRRACAGRPSETLYWNMVERFDLSKQKWDHIYTLPAPMAYTSAVIVEGKILVYGLKDRLNAPDEFWLVGFDPLTQTWVQMLQEKYRDVAPHSILVVHDGACYRVKYEVQDASGLRRMEGVPRVNHIEMKPARFGMTGFEACIGREVEGQNTLSGVGAFHIDGHLGIQSCFTVVHHRFVSELGFFT, from the exons ATGGATGACTATTTGGACACAGGACTCTTTGAAATACTTATGaatcatttaaaaaatgttcaaCGGATCTCGGGCCATTTCGGGCGTGACTTTAAGAGATCAGACCTACAAAGCCCTCTGCGGGTAGCACTAGGAGGTATCGAATACCGATGTAATTTCTTTCAAGACTTGAAACGTCTACAGTCAGATGCAACCTTCAGTGATGTTACCATCAAAGTAGATGGAAAGGTGTTCCATGGCCATCGATGTGTTCTTGCAGCTGCCAGTCACTACTTTGAGACCATGTTCTCTTCTGGATTCAAAGAGGGCAACGCAAAGGAAATTGAACTTCAAGATATGGATGGAACTATCTTTGAGTCGATTTTCAATTTCATGTATTCTGGACGGATGAAACTTGGTGAAGATACAGCACTGCCTGCACTCCATGTAGCAGCATATCTTGGGCTCCGCAATGCAGAAAGAATTTTCATTGATTATTTTCAGGATAATCTGCCGTCACCTGTAGATACCTTTCCTCTTTGGGATGCAGCCGAAAGCCATGGTATGCATGAGTTATCTGCCACAGTCTACCCACACTTGCACCGTCAGTTTGGTGACATCATAAAAACGGATGTTTTCTTGGAGAAAGTTCCATCTAAATTAATAGATGAATATCTGACACGTGAGAACATACGCTGTGATGAACAG CTGTTGAGTCGGATTATCCAATGGCTGAAGCATGACTGGGAGAACCGCAAAGGTGATGCCTGCAAACTCCTGCAAAGTTTTCGTCTTGGAATGTTAGCAAAAGACAAAGTCCAGGAGTTGATGGATGACCAGATCCTGGAGATTCCAGAATGTAAGAAGATGATGGATGACCTGATAGAGAAGTGGGCAGAGATTGAAGGTGTTGAAGATCCTTTGAAGTGGCCAGAGTCTTTCTTGCCATGGGACATGACCAGG ACCCTAATTGCATTTGGAGGACAACGAGACGTTTTTAAGGACATgaaatatcaagagttatttgGGCACTACTTtgacaagaaaaagaaagagtgGACTCTCCTACGTCACCTTGAGATGCCGGGTAAAGACTGGGGGTTGGACTATCCATCGATGGTGGTAGTCAATAGAGATCTATATCTTGCTGGTGGTCGTTGGT ATAGAAGAGGTGATTCTTACAATCTCTATGATAGTAAACAGCTTTTCAAACTAGACGGCAACACCTACAAGTGGACAGAACTACCACCGATGAAATATCCACGTTCTCGTTTTGCCTTGGTATATCATGATGGTTTACTCTATGCTATAGGAGGAATACATTACAGGCGTGCATGTGCAGGTAGACCATCAGAGACATTGTATTGGAATATGGTAGAGCGTTTTGACCTATCAAAACAGAAGTGGGATCATATTTATACACTTCCCGCGCCCATGGCATATACCAGCGCTGTGATTGTAGAGGGTAAGATTTTGGTTTATGGGTTAAAAGATCGTTTGAATGCACCAGATGAATTCTGGCTTGTTGGTTTCGATCCATTGACCCAAACGTGGGTACAGATGCTACAGGAAAAATACAGGGATGTTGCACCACATAGTATCCTTGTAGTCCATGATGGTGCCTGCTACCGTGTTAAGTATGAAGTGCAGGATGCATCAGGTCTGCGGCGAATGGAAGGCGTACCTCGCGTTAATCACATTGAGATGAAACCAGCGAGATTTGGAATGACTGGTTTTGAAGCTTGCATTGGACGTGAAGTAGAAGGTCAGAATACACTGAGTGGTGTTGGTGCATTCCACATAGATggacatttagggattcaatcatgtttcaccgttgttcatcacc GTTTCGTCAGCGAACTGGGGTTCTTCACATAA